One Mycobacterium paraseoulense genomic window, CCCGTCGGCCTCCGGTTCGCACATGTCAGGCGCGGGACCTCGAGCTCAGGTCGGTGACGCCCGTCGGCGGCAGGCCCGCCGCATGTTCCAGCACCTCGCAGAAGGCCTCGACATGGACCCCGACCTGCGGCGTGGTCGCCGTCCACGACGCCCGCAGCTCCAGCTGGTGGGCGCGCGGCGGACCGGAGATGTCGCCGTAGCGCACCGACGTGGTGGCGGTGACGGTGCCGCCCAGGGCGGTGACCTGCTCCATCCGGGATTCCAGCGCGTCGACCAGCCAGCTCCACGCCACCTCCGGCAGCAGGGGGTCGACGGCCTCGCTGGGGTCCAGATCGGCCTGGATGTAGGCGACCAGGCGGATGGTGCCGTCCCAGGCGTCGGCGCCTTCCGGGTCGTACAGCAGGATCAGGCGGCCGAAGGCGTCGCCCTCGGATCGCTCGGGGACGATCTCGCAGTCGGGATGTTTGACCTCGGCCCCCAGCGCGTAGCTGAAGGGCGCCAGGCGTTGCGGCGGGCGGATGGGGCCCAGCTCGATTTCCTGCCGCACGGTGACGCCGTTCATCGCCGCGACCGCCTCGCGGAAGGGCTCCGGTTCAGCTGAGGTCACTTGGCGCCGCTCCTGTTCATCCCGGCCACTTTGCGGCGGCGCGGCGTACGTCATGAGGGCCGCTCCTCGGCGTCGTAGCCGTCCCCGGCAAGCGGGGCGTGCCCCCACTGCATCGTCGCGGTGCGGGTCACAGGGTCCGACGGTAGACCCATCGGCCGACACGCGGAATCAGGCGCGCCGACCGCTATCAAGCCGTTACCAGACCTCATGGGACAGCGTATCGCGCCTGCTCAGGGGGCGGATCCGCCGGTGAACCGGGCCGGGCGCTTCTCGCGATGCGCGGCGAGGCCTTCCTGCACGTCGGGGCCGCTGAAGCTGAGGAATTCCAGGCCGAGCGAGGTCTCGAAGGTGGGCGCGAACATGCGGTACCAGGAGTTGAGGCTGTGCTTGGTCCAGCGGATGGCGTTCTGCGCCCCGCGCGCCAGGTCCTCGGCGATCCGCGTCGCGGTGGACAGCACGTCGTCGTCGTCGACGCAGGTCGACACCAGCCCGATGCGCTCGGCTTCCTCGCCCAGCAGCGTCTCGCAGGTGAGCAGGTAGTACTTGGCCTTGGCCATGCCGACCAGCAGCGGCCAGCAGATGGCGGCGTGGTCGCCCGCGGCCACGCCCAGCTTGGTGTGCCCGTCGATGAGTTTCGCGGTGCGCCCCGCCACGGAGATGTCGGCGAGCAGGGCCACCACCAGCCCGGCCCCGACGGCGGGGCCCCGGATCGCCGAGACGACGGGCTTGTCGAAGTTCACCAGGTTGAGCACCAGGTCGCGGGCCTCCCGCATGATGCGCATCCGGTCCTCGTAGTCGCCGATGGTCTCGGCGATCAGGTCGAAGCTGCCGCCGGAGGAGAACGCCTTGCCCTCACCGCGGACCAGCACCACGCGCACGTCGGGGTCGCGGGCGATCGCCGGCCAGATGTCGGCGAGGTCGCGGTGCATCTGCGGCCCGACCGAGTTGAGGCCGGGGGCGTCGAGAACCAGCGTCAGGATGCCTTCGAGGCCGGTTTTGTCGCCCACTTCGCAGCGCAGGCTGGGGAACTGGTCGTAGCTGACCGGTGGGTGGCTGACTGGCACGGTCGTCGATACTACGCAGCGGGGCCGTCATGGCAGCATTGAGGACAATGAGTACTCGCCGCGACCTCCCCGAGTCGCCGTATCTGGCCGCCGTCACCGGTGGGAAGCCCGGCCGGATCCCGGTGTGGTTCATGCGGCAGGCGGGCCGTTCGCTGCCCGAATACCGCGCGCTGCGGGCCCAGACCGACATGCTGTCGGCCTGCTTCGACGCCGAGTTGGTCTGCGAGATCACCCTGCAGCCGGTGCGCCGGCACGACGTCGACGCGGCGATCTTGTTCTCCGACATCGTGGTGCCGCTGCTCGGCGCGGGCGTCGACCTGGACATCGTCGCGGGCGTCGGGCCGGTGATCGCGTCGCCGGTGCGCACCTCCGCCGACGTCGACGCGATGAAACCCCTCGACCGGCAACGGATTCAACCGGTATCCGACGCGGTCACGCTGTTGGTGGCCGCGCTCGGCGACGTCCCGCTGATCGGGTTCGCGGGCGCCCCGTTCACCCTGGCGTCGTACCTCATCGAGGGCGGCCCGAGCCGCCACCACGCCCGCACCAAGGCGATGATGTTCGCCGAACCGGACAGCTGGCATGCGCTGATGGAAAAGCTGACCGACATCACCGTCGGCTTCCTGCGGGCGCAGCTCGAAGCGGGGGTGGACGCCATCCAGGTGTTCGACTCGTGGGCGGGCGCGCTGTCGCTCGCCGACTACCGCACCCACGTGCAACCGCACAGCGCCAGGGTGTTCGGCGCGCTGGCCGAGCACGGCGTGCCGATGACGCACTTCGGCGTCGGCACCGCCGAACTGCTGGGCGCCATGTCGGCCGTCGGCGCGACGGTGGTGGGTGTGGACTGGCGAACGTCGCTCACCGACGCGGCCGCCCGGGTCGCGGCGGGCACGGCGCTGCAGGGCAACCTCGATCCGGTGGTGGCGCTGGCCGGCTGGCCGGTGGTGGAGCGCGCGGCGCGGGCCGTGGTCGAGGACGGGCGCCGCGCCGTCGACGCGGGCGCGAGCGGTCACGTCTTCAACCTGGGTCACGGCGTGCTGCCGGAGACCGACCCCGGTGTGCTGACCGATCTGGTGTCGCTGGTCCACTCCCTATGACGTCCCTCTCGTATTGCGTTGTCGGGGGCGGGATTTCGGGTCTGACGGCGGCCTACCGGCTGCGCGCGGCGGTGGGCGACGGCGCGGCCATCACGCTGTTCGAACCGGGCGACCGGCTGGGCGGGATATTGCGCACCGAGCAGGTCGGCGGGCAGACCATGGACGTCGGCGCCGAGGCGTTCATCCTGCGCCGGCCCGAGATGCCGGCGCTGCTGACCGAGTTGGGCCTCTCGGGGCGCCAGCTGGTCTCGACCGGCGCCCGGCCGTTGATCTACAGCCGGCAGAAGTTGCATCCGCTGCCCACCGCCACGGTGGTCGGGATTCCGTCGTCGGCCGCCTCGGTGGCCGGACTGGTCGACGAGGCGACGGTCGCGCGCATCGAAGCCGAGCCGAGCCGCCCGTTCGGCTGGCGAACCGGCAGCGATCCCGCGACCGCCGAACTGGTGGCCGAGCGGTTCGGCGAGCAGGTGGTGGCCCGGTCGGTGGATCCGCTGCTGAGCGGGGTGTACGCGGGTTCGGCGGCCACCATCGGTCTGCGCGCGGCCGCCCCCGGGGTCGCGGCCGCCTTGGACGCCGGCGCCACCAGCCTGACGGATGCGGTCCGCCGCGCGCTGCCCCCGGCGACCGGCGGGCCGGTGTTCGGGGCGTTGGACGGGGGCTACCGGGTACTGCTCGACGCGCTCGCGGAACGTGCCCGGCCGCACCGGGTCCGGGCCGCGGTGCAACGGCTGGACCCCGCCGGACCGGGATGGTCGCTGCTGGATTCCACCGGCGCCCGCTGGCACGCCGATGCGGTGATCCTGGCCATCCCCGCCCCGCGGCTGGCGCGCCTGGTCGCCGATGTCGCCCCCACGAGCGCCGCCGCCGCCGGCCGGATCGCCAGCGCGTCGTCGGTGGTGGTGGCGCTGGCGGTGCCGGGTGACACCCCCTTCCCGCAGTGCTCCGGTGTGCTGGTGGCGACCGGGGAAACGCTGCGGGGCAAGGCGATTACGCTTTCGTCGCGCAAGTGGGGCGCCCGCGGGGACACCCAGCTGCTGCGGCTTTCGTTCGGCCGGTGCGGCGACGGCGTGGCCGAAACGGCGTCGGACGACGAGCTGCTGGGATGGGCGTTGAGCGACCTGGTCGACGTGTTCGGGCTGGCCGTCGAGCCGGTCGATGCCCGCGTGCAGCGCTGGATCGAGGCGATGCCGCAGTACGGCCCCGGGCACGCGGAGCTGGTCGCCGAGATACGCGCGGGCCTGCCGCCGACACTCGCCGTGGCCGGCAGCTACCTCGACGGCATCGGCGTGCCCGCGTGCGTCGGGGCGGCCGGCCGCGCGGTCGAGGCCCTCGACACCGAAGTGGCACGATAGGTTCCATGGCCAAGCTCGACTACGACTCGCTCAATTCCACAATCCGCTACCTGATGTTCTCGGTGTTCAGCGTCGAGCCGGGTGAGCTCGGTGACCAGCGCGACGACGTCATCGATGAAGCGTCCACGTTCTTCAAGCAGCAGGAGGAGCGCGGCGTCGTGGTGCGCGGGCTCTACGACGTGGCGGGCCTGCGGGCCGACGCCGACTTCATGATCTGGACCCACGCCGAACGCGTCGAGGCGCTGCAGGCCACCTACGCCGACTTCCGGCGAACCACCGCGCTGGGGCGGGCCAGCGCGCCGGTGTGGAGCAGCGTGGCGCTGCACCGGCCGGCGGAGTTCAACAAGAGCCACATCCCGGCGTTCCTGGCCGGCGAGGAGCCCGGCAACTACATCTGCGTGTATCCGTTCGTGCGGTCCTACGAGTGGTATCTGCTGCCCGACGAGGAGCGGCGCCGCATGCTCGCCGAGCATGGCATGGCCGCGCGCGAATACAAGGACGTCCGCGCCAACACGGTGCCGGCGTTCGCGCTCGGCGATTACGAGTGGATCCTGGCCTTCGAGGCCCCCGAACTGCACCGCATCGTCGACCTGATGCGCGAGCTGCGCGCCACCGATGCCCGCAGGCACACCCGTGAGGAGACGCCGTTCTTCACCGGCCCGCGCGTGCCGGTCGAGCAGTTGGTGAACTCGCTGCCATGACGGCACCGACGACGATGCAGAGCGGCGCCCAATGACTACGCCCGACGTCACCGACCCGGCCCGATTCGAGGAGATGTACCGCGACGACCGGACGTCGCACGGGTTGCCCGCCGCCACGCCGTGGGACATCGGCGGCCCCCAGCCGGTGGTGCAGCGGCTGGTCGCCCTCGGCGCCGTCAAGGGCGAGGTGCTCGACCCGGGCACCGGGCCCGGCCACCACGCGATCTACTACGCGTCCAAGGGCTACCGTGCCACCGGCATCGACGGATCCGCGAGTGCGCTGGAGCGGGCCCGCGAAAACGCGCGCCAGGCCGGGGTTTCGGTCAACTTCGAGCTGGCCGACGCCACCAAGCTCGACGGCCTGGACGGCCGGTTCGACACCGTCGTCGACTGCGCCTTCTACCACACCTTCAGCACCGATCCCGAGTTGCAACGGTCCTACGTGCAGGCGCTGCGCCGGGCCACCAAGCCGGGGGCGCGGCTGTACATGTTCGAATTCGGCGAACACGACGTCAACGGCTTCAAGATGATGCGGTCGTTGTCCGAGAAGGACTTTCGTGACGTGCTGCCGCACGGCGGCTGGGAGATCACGTATCTGGGGCCGACGACGTACCTGGTGAACATCAGCGTCGAGCAGATCGAGATGATGGCCGCGCGCAATCCCGACATGGCCGATCAGGTGCAGGAGCTGCTGAAGCGGTTCCGGGCGATGGAGCCGTGGCTGGAGCGCGGCCGGGTGCACGCCCCGTTCTGGGAAGTGCACGCCACCCGCGTGGACTGATTTCGCCGCCGGGACTAAGCTCCCGCCGGCACCAGGCGCAGCGAGATCGAGTTGATGCAGTAACGCTGATCGGTCGGGGTGGGATAGCCCTCGCCGGTGAACACGTGGCCCAGGTGGCTGTGGCAGTTCGCGCACAGCACCTCGGTGCGCGTGGTGCCCATCGAGTGGTCGGGCCGCAGGATCACCGCGTCGGAGTTCGCCGGGTCGAAGAACGACGGCCATCCGCAGTGCGACTCGAACTTCTCCGTGCTGCGGAACAATTCGGCGCCGCAGGCCCGGCACTGGTAGACGCCTTCGGTTTTGGTGTCCGTGTATTCACCGGTGAAGGGCCGCTCGGTGCCGGCGCGGCGCAGCACCTCGAACTCCTGCGGGTTCAGCTTTCGGCGCCACTCGTCGTCGGACAGTTGCACCTTCGGACTCGTCATGCCTCCACGCTAGCGCGATCCGACTTGGGCGGCAGCCACGCCGGATCGATGCCCTCGTCCAGCCGGTCCTCGGCCTTGGCGTCCAGGTAGCGGAAGTACAGCACGGTGAACGCCACGATCAGCAACAGCGACCAGCCGTAGGTGATCTTCAGATAATGCAGCGCGCGGCCGTATCTCATCCATCGGTAAATCAGCCAGTCGTCCAGCGTCATGAAGCCGTAGATGCCCAGCCACGCCGGCCAGTTGCGGATCAGCGAGTTGGGCAGCACCACGGTCATCAGGAACGGGAATAGCATCATCGAGTAGTAGCCCTGGGCCAGCGACAGCACCAGCCACGACCACAGCAGCAGCACGCCCGACGAACCGGTGAACCAGAACAGCGGGTCGCGGGTGCGGTAATAGCGGTACAGCAGCCACAGAGCGCCGATGGCCAGCAGGGTGAATAGGATTCGCAGGAAGACGATCAACCAGGTGGGCAGGCCGAAGTAGACGCCGTTGCCCTCGATCGAGCTGTTGAAATAGTCCCGCGTGCCCAGGATGTAGGGCACCGTCTTGGTGACGAAGTCCATGGGATCGCTGACCAGGGGCCACGCGGCCAGGTTGACGACGACGGGCACCGCCACGGCCGGGACCAGGGCGCGCCACTGGCGGTTCAGCAGGGGCAGCAGGAGCAGCGGCCCCAGGACCGGTTTGAGCGTGAGTGTGAGGCCGATCGCCAGCCCGGCCCACCACTGGCGGCTGGCCCGGCCATCCAGCAGCCAGCGCAGGTACAGCACCTCCGCCAGCAGCACGCACCCGTTGATGTTGGTGAAGACCAGCGTGCTGGTCACGCTTTCCGTGCAGAACATCGCCAGCAGCAGGGCGGGTGCGGCCACCGACGACAGCGTGAACTTGAACAACCGCAGCAGCAGGTACCAGGCGATCAGGATGGCGACGGTGTTGATCAGGACGAACAGATACCGCGACGGCGTGAAGGACAGGTAGCCGAACGGGGCCATCAGCAGCGTGCCGCCGGGCGGATACAGGTAGTGCGGGTCGACGTAGTCGAAGTGCTCGTTGTAGATGTCCCAGCCGTGCCGGAAGTTGAGGACCGCGCGGTACACCGGCTTGAAGTCGTCGGTGATGTTGCCGTTGAGGGTGAGGATGATGCTGCGGTGCAGGACCGAGAAGATCGCGATCGGCCACAGCGCCGACCGCAGTATCGTCGCGGTGCTCGGCGGG contains:
- the aftC gene encoding arabinofuranan 3-O-arabinosyltransferase, whose protein sequence is MYGALVTAADSTRTGPRDRVLAAFRPRSGPPSTATILRSALWPIAIFSVLHRSIILTLNGNITDDFKPVYRAVLNFRHGWDIYNEHFDYVDPHYLYPPGGTLLMAPFGYLSFTPSRYLFVLINTVAILIAWYLLLRLFKFTLSSVAAPALLLAMFCTESVTSTLVFTNINGCVLLAEVLYLRWLLDGRASRQWWAGLAIGLTLTLKPVLGPLLLLPLLNRQWRALVPAVAVPVVVNLAAWPLVSDPMDFVTKTVPYILGTRDYFNSSIEGNGVYFGLPTWLIVFLRILFTLLAIGALWLLYRYYRTRDPLFWFTGSSGVLLLWSWLVLSLAQGYYSMMLFPFLMTVVLPNSLIRNWPAWLGIYGFMTLDDWLIYRWMRYGRALHYLKITYGWSLLLIVAFTVLYFRYLDAKAEDRLDEGIDPAWLPPKSDRASVEA
- a CDS encoding DUF3000 domain-containing protein, encoding MTYAAPPQSGRDEQERRQVTSAEPEPFREAVAAMNGVTVRQEIELGPIRPPQRLAPFSYALGAEVKHPDCEIVPERSEGDAFGRLILLYDPEGADAWDGTIRLVAYIQADLDPSEAVDPLLPEVAWSWLVDALESRMEQVTALGGTVTATTSVRYGDISGPPRAHQLELRASWTATTPQVGVHVEAFCEVLEHAAGLPPTGVTDLSSRSRA
- the hemE gene encoding uroporphyrinogen decarboxylase, encoding MSTRRDLPESPYLAAVTGGKPGRIPVWFMRQAGRSLPEYRALRAQTDMLSACFDAELVCEITLQPVRRHDVDAAILFSDIVVPLLGAGVDLDIVAGVGPVIASPVRTSADVDAMKPLDRQRIQPVSDAVTLLVAALGDVPLIGFAGAPFTLASYLIEGGPSRHHARTKAMMFAEPDSWHALMEKLTDITVGFLRAQLEAGVDAIQVFDSWAGALSLADYRTHVQPHSARVFGALAEHGVPMTHFGVGTAELLGAMSAVGATVVGVDWRTSLTDAAARVAAGTALQGNLDPVVALAGWPVVERAARAVVEDGRRAVDAGASGHVFNLGHGVLPETDPGVLTDLVSLVHSL
- the hemQ gene encoding hydrogen peroxide-dependent heme synthase — protein: MAKLDYDSLNSTIRYLMFSVFSVEPGELGDQRDDVIDEASTFFKQQEERGVVVRGLYDVAGLRADADFMIWTHAERVEALQATYADFRRTTALGRASAPVWSSVALHRPAEFNKSHIPAFLAGEEPGNYICVYPFVRSYEWYLLPDEERRRMLAEHGMAAREYKDVRANTVPAFALGDYEWILAFEAPELHRIVDLMRELRATDARRHTREETPFFTGPRVPVEQLVNSLP
- a CDS encoding enoyl-CoA hydratase/isomerase family protein gives rise to the protein MPVSHPPVSYDQFPSLRCEVGDKTGLEGILTLVLDAPGLNSVGPQMHRDLADIWPAIARDPDVRVVLVRGEGKAFSSGGSFDLIAETIGDYEDRMRIMREARDLVLNLVNFDKPVVSAIRGPAVGAGLVVALLADISVAGRTAKLIDGHTKLGVAAGDHAAICWPLLVGMAKAKYYLLTCETLLGEEAERIGLVSTCVDDDDVLSTATRIAEDLARGAQNAIRWTKHSLNSWYRMFAPTFETSLGLEFLSFSGPDVQEGLAAHREKRPARFTGGSAP
- the msrB gene encoding peptide-methionine (R)-S-oxide reductase MsrB, with amino-acid sequence MTSPKVQLSDDEWRRKLNPQEFEVLRRAGTERPFTGEYTDTKTEGVYQCRACGAELFRSTEKFESHCGWPSFFDPANSDAVILRPDHSMGTTRTEVLCANCHSHLGHVFTGEGYPTPTDQRYCINSISLRLVPAGA
- a CDS encoding class I SAM-dependent methyltransferase, encoding MTTPDVTDPARFEEMYRDDRTSHGLPAATPWDIGGPQPVVQRLVALGAVKGEVLDPGTGPGHHAIYYASKGYRATGIDGSASALERARENARQAGVSVNFELADATKLDGLDGRFDTVVDCAFYHTFSTDPELQRSYVQALRRATKPGARLYMFEFGEHDVNGFKMMRSLSEKDFRDVLPHGGWEITYLGPTTYLVNISVEQIEMMAARNPDMADQVQELLKRFRAMEPWLERGRVHAPFWEVHATRVD
- a CDS encoding protoporphyrinogen oxidase, producing the protein MTSLSYCVVGGGISGLTAAYRLRAAVGDGAAITLFEPGDRLGGILRTEQVGGQTMDVGAEAFILRRPEMPALLTELGLSGRQLVSTGARPLIYSRQKLHPLPTATVVGIPSSAASVAGLVDEATVARIEAEPSRPFGWRTGSDPATAELVAERFGEQVVARSVDPLLSGVYAGSAATIGLRAAAPGVAAALDAGATSLTDAVRRALPPATGGPVFGALDGGYRVLLDALAERARPHRVRAAVQRLDPAGPGWSLLDSTGARWHADAVILAIPAPRLARLVADVAPTSAAAAGRIASASSVVVALAVPGDTPFPQCSGVLVATGETLRGKAITLSSRKWGARGDTQLLRLSFGRCGDGVAETASDDELLGWALSDLVDVFGLAVEPVDARVQRWIEAMPQYGPGHAELVAEIRAGLPPTLAVAGSYLDGIGVPACVGAAGRAVEALDTEVAR